A single region of the Plutella xylostella chromosome 7, ilPluXylo3.1, whole genome shotgun sequence genome encodes:
- the LOC105398726 gene encoding uncharacterized protein LOC105398726, with amino-acid sequence MTPCWLLFTFSWFGSASLQFINPAGPGADDTALDPGDPAGHYPPLPYRSYDHLPPANSEPMIENSQYITEDQNDQGQRPRRTTDLSKDWMVDQDRQQSQNDLQNMISNNNPLLVEQFEDNENVTLPERVEVMDPEAKKNFSPWGGKRDKSAYDQMWTWKRQQMAREPSMPKRVRFSPWGGKRSGHMIFKPGTKSNRVLYSTNLQEMARFISNLSPKDVKVSGIQLAKRHPLRMMTLAEKTDPSMLREAMPFQMFLDYLPKLFKTGHPYSQVNLKKDGKRKVKFSAWGGKRSPPIIGPIWTPTSADAKDASLDAILLLRNNGHQRDLTATTY; translated from the coding sequence ATGACGCCCTGCTGGCTGCTCTTCACGTTCTCTTGGTTCGGTAGTGCGAGCCTCCAGTTCATCAACCCGGCCGGCCCCGGCGCTGACGACACCGCCCTCGACCCAGGGGACCCTGCCGGCCACTACCCTCCCCTCCCGTACCGCAGCTATGACCACCTACCCCCCGCTAACAGCGAACCAATGATAGAAAACAGCCAGTACATAACCGAAGACCAGAACGACCAAGGACAGAGGCCGCGGAGAACAACAGATCTCTCTAAAGACTGGATGGTGGATCAGGACAGACAACAGAGCCAGAATGACTTGCAAAACATGATCTCCAACAACAATCCGCTCCTGGTAGAACAGTTCGAGGATAATGAGAATGTGACGTTGCCTGAACGCGTGGAGGTGATGGATCCGGAAGCCAAGAAGAACTTCAGTCCTTGGGGCGGGAAGCGAGACAAATCGGCGTACGATCAGATGTGGACGTGGAAGCGACAGCAGATGGCTCGCGAGCCCAGCATGCCCAAGCGAGTGCGCTTCAGCCCCTGGGGCGGCAAGCGCAGCGGACACATGATCTTCAAGCCAGGCACCAAGAGCAACCGAGTCCTCTACTCCACCAACCTGCAGGAAATGGCCCGATTCATCTCTAACCTCTCTCCCAAAGACGTCAAAGTCTCAGGGATACAACTGGCGAAGCGCCACCCGCTCAGAATGATGACCCTGGCTGAGAAAACTGACCCGTCAATGTTGAGAGAAGCGATGCCGTTCCAAATGTTCCTGGATTACCTTCCGAAGCTGTTCAAGACTGGGCATCCTTATTCGCAGGTCAACTTGAAGAAGGATGGCAAACGGAAGGTGAAGTTCAGCGCGTGGGGAGGCAAGCGGTCGCCGCCCATCATCGGGCCTATTTGGACGCCGACCTCCGCCGATGCCAAGGACGCCTCCCTCGACGCCATCTTGCTCCTCAGAAATAACGGACATCAAAGAGATCTCACCGCGACCACGTATTAA
- the LOC105398722 gene encoding putative peptidyl-prolyl cis-trans isomerase dodo — MPEMPPLPEGWEAKTSRSTGMTYFLNVHTKKSQWERPEAPAEAADIRCSHILVKHCDSRRPSSWREDKITRTKQEALELIKTYRKQLVARSKKFNEIASKYSDCSSAKRGGDLGSFGRGQMQKPFEEESFKLKVGQLSQPVETDSGYHLILRTV, encoded by the coding sequence ATGCCCGAGATGCCGCCGCTGCCAGAGGGCTGGGAGGCCAAGACCAGCCGGTCGACGGGCATGACGTACTTCCTCAATGTGCACACGAAGAAGTCCCAGTGGGAGCGCCCCGAGGCGCCGGCCGAGGCCGCCGACATCCGCTGCAGCCACATCCTCGTCAAGCACTGCGACAGCCGCCGCCCGAGCTCCTGGCGCGAAGACAAGATCACCCGCACCAAGCAAGAAGCCCTAGAACTGATCAAAACCTACCGCAAGCAACTGGTTGCGCGCTCCAAGAAGTTCAATGAGATTGCGTCAAAGTACTCTGATTGTTCATCGGCTAAACGAGGCGGGGATCTCGGCAGTTTTGGACGAGGGCAGATGCAGAAGCCGTTTGAAGAGGAATCGTTCAAGCTGAAAGTGGGACAGCTTAGTCAGCCCGTGGAGACTGACTCGGGGTATCATCTCATCTTGCGGACAGTGTAA